The Flavobacterium sp. 123 genome contains a region encoding:
- a CDS encoding thiamine pyrophosphate-dependent enzyme, giving the protein MIKEKTNSTLTFEDFKTEVLNDYKIAITSRECSLLGRKEVLTGKAKFGIFGDGKEVPQLAMAKSFKNGDFRSGYYRDQTFMMAIGELTIEQFFAGLYGHTDIEKEPMSAGRQMGGHFVTHSLNEDGTWKDLTKQKNSSADISPTAAQMPRLLGLAQASKIYRQVSGITNASNFSIEGNEIAWGTIGNASTSEGVFFETINAAGVLQVPLVMSVWDDEYGISVHAKHQTTKESISEILKGYQREENTNGFEILTVKGWDYVDLIATYEKAATIARENHVPVLIHVNQLTQPQGHSSSGSHERYKNGERLAWEKDFDCIRQMKLWMIAINIASPEELDEIDSAAKKEVLEGKKAAWKSFIDPIVEEQKELVSLLEKIAITSKNKDLILKFTANLNNIKDPLKKEILVTARKVLRLLINENGKTELANWIKNYTAKTQQKFSSNLFSESESNVFSVKKVLPKYAENAKEDTDGRMIIRDNFDALFTKYPETLVFGEDAGNIGDVNQGLEGMQEKYGALRVADVGIREATILGQGIGMALRGLRPIAEIQYLDYLLYAIQIMSDDLATLQYRTVGKQKAPLIIRTRGHRLEGIWHSGSPMGMIINAIRGIHVLVPRNMTQAAGFYNALLECDEPALVIECLNGYRLKEKMPLNFGEFKTPIGVVETLKEGADITLVSYGSTLRLVQQAAKELQEIGIDCEIIDVQSLLPFDINHDIVKSIAKTNRLLVIDEDVPGGASAYILQQIIEQQNGYEHLDSKPQTLTSKAHRPAYGTDGDYFSKPSTEDIFEKVYAMMNEVNPSKFPDLY; this is encoded by the coding sequence ATGATAAAAGAAAAAACCAATTCTACATTGACATTTGAAGATTTCAAAACCGAAGTATTGAATGACTACAAAATTGCAATAACAAGCAGAGAATGTAGCCTATTAGGTCGAAAGGAAGTATTAACAGGAAAGGCTAAATTTGGAATTTTTGGCGATGGTAAAGAGGTTCCACAGCTTGCTATGGCAAAATCATTCAAAAATGGTGATTTCCGTTCCGGCTATTATCGCGATCAAACATTCATGATGGCTATTGGCGAATTAACTATTGAACAGTTTTTCGCAGGATTATATGGTCATACAGATATAGAAAAAGAACCTATGTCAGCGGGAAGACAAATGGGAGGCCATTTTGTAACCCATAGTTTAAATGAAGATGGGACTTGGAAGGACTTAACAAAACAAAAAAATTCAAGTGCAGATATATCTCCTACAGCGGCACAAATGCCAAGATTATTAGGATTAGCACAAGCATCAAAAATATACAGACAAGTTTCAGGAATAACAAATGCTTCTAATTTTTCAATAGAGGGAAATGAGATTGCATGGGGAACAATTGGAAACGCAAGTACCTCCGAAGGGGTTTTCTTTGAAACTATCAATGCTGCAGGAGTCTTGCAAGTGCCATTAGTAATGAGTGTTTGGGATGATGAATATGGAATTTCTGTTCATGCTAAACACCAAACCACAAAAGAAAGTATTTCGGAGATTCTAAAAGGATATCAAAGAGAAGAAAACACAAATGGCTTCGAAATTCTTACCGTAAAAGGATGGGATTATGTGGATTTAATAGCAACTTATGAAAAAGCCGCTACTATTGCACGAGAAAACCATGTGCCTGTTTTAATTCATGTAAACCAATTGACACAGCCGCAAGGACATTCAAGTTCTGGTTCACATGAAAGATATAAAAACGGAGAACGATTAGCTTGGGAAAAAGATTTTGATTGTATTCGTCAAATGAAATTATGGATGATTGCAATTAATATTGCTTCACCAGAAGAACTTGATGAAATAGATTCAGCAGCCAAAAAAGAAGTCTTAGAAGGTAAAAAAGCAGCTTGGAAGTCTTTTATTGACCCAATCGTTGAAGAACAAAAAGAGCTTGTCTCCTTGTTAGAAAAAATAGCAATTACAAGTAAAAATAAAGATCTAATTTTAAAGTTTACTGCTAATTTAAACAACATAAAAGATCCATTAAAAAAAGAAATTCTTGTTACTGCACGTAAAGTTTTAAGATTGCTAATTAATGAAAATGGAAAAACAGAATTAGCTAACTGGATAAAAAATTATACAGCAAAAACACAACAAAAATTCAGTAGTAATTTATTTTCTGAATCTGAATCGAATGTGTTTTCTGTAAAAAAGGTATTGCCTAAATATGCTGAAAACGCTAAGGAAGATACTGATGGACGTATGATAATACGCGATAACTTTGATGCTCTTTTTACTAAATATCCTGAAACATTAGTATTTGGTGAAGATGCAGGAAACATTGGTGATGTAAACCAAGGTTTAGAAGGTATGCAAGAAAAATATGGCGCTCTTCGCGTGGCTGATGTAGGAATTCGTGAAGCAACTATTTTGGGACAAGGAATAGGAATGGCATTACGAGGTCTTCGCCCAATTGCTGAAATTCAATATTTAGACTATCTATTATACGCAATACAAATCATGAGCGATGATTTGGCTACCTTACAATACAGAACTGTTGGAAAACAAAAAGCACCACTAATTATTCGTACCAGAGGGCATCGTTTAGAAGGTATTTGGCATTCTGGCTCTCCAATGGGAATGATCATTAACGCTATAAGAGGTATACACGTTTTAGTTCCTAGAAACATGACACAAGCGGCAGGATTTTATAATGCCCTTTTAGAATGTGATGAACCTGCTCTAGTTATAGAATGTTTAAATGGATACCGATTAAAAGAAAAAATGCCACTTAATTTTGGAGAATTTAAAACTCCAATCGGTGTTGTTGAAACTCTAAAAGAAGGAGCTGATATCACATTAGTTTCCTACGGTTCCACTTTACGATTGGTACAACAAGCAGCAAAAGAACTTCAAGAAATAGGAATTGATTGCGAAATCATTGATGTACAATCGCTACTTCCATTTGATATCAATCATGATATTGTAAAAAGTATTGCTAAAACAAATCGATTATTAGTAATTGATGAAGATGTTCCTGGTGGAGCTTCGGCATATATTTTACAACAAATAATCGAACAACAAAATGGATATGAGCATTTAGATAGTAAACCGCAAACATTAACTTCAAAAGCGCACAGACCTGCTTATGGAACTGATGGTGATTATTTTTCAAAACCATCAACTGAGGATATATTTGAAAAAGTCTATGCGATGATGAATGAAGTTAACCCTTCAAAATTTCCGGATTTATATTAA